AAGTAAACAGAAactgggaagggaggggggagaggaaagTGGGGAGGAcccaggtgggggggggggggccctctcCAGTCCCACCCAGTTTAGGGAATGCCCctgccttctcccccacccccccttcacCTGGCTCTTAAAGGGCCCGGCCCCTGACCGGCGGCTACTTAAGGCAGAGGGGCGGCGGCGGGCAGCAGCTGCGCTTCGAGGGCTCTGGGAGGAGTGGACCGGGCAAAAATCCTGACCATGACCCCCCACaggctgctgctgcccctgctgctgctAACTCTGCTGTTCGCTGCCCGCTCAGGAGCCGCCTTGGCACGGTGCCCAGGCTGCGGGCAGGGGGTGCAGGCGGGTTGTCCGGGGGCTTGcgtggaggaggaggatggggggccGCCGGCGGAGGCCTGTACGGAAGCTGGGGGCTGTctcaggagggaggggcagcagtgCGGGGTCTACACCCCCAACTGCGTCCCAGGACTGCAGTGCCACCCGCCCGAGGAAGAGGAGGCGCCTTTGCGGGCGCTGCTGCTGGGCCGCGGCCGCTGCCGCCGGGCGCGCGGGCCCCCGGGTGAGTCggcgccccgcccctgccccgccccgcccacaTGAGCCCCGCAAAGCCGCGGGCAGGATCCTGGAGAGCAGGGACCTGCCAGCCTCTGGGTTCTGTCAGTGATGCTGCTTCTTCCTAGCcccgggcggggggtgggaaggtgGGTGACACGTTTGGGGGGTAAAGGGACAAGGGCGGGAAGCAGCTAGAAGGTTGGGATGTGGCCACAGCCTCTGGGGACAAAGCAGGGAAATGTCTGAGCTCTTAACCCCCCccctcatttattttctcttgaagGGAAAGGTGAGCATGGAGGGGTTTAGGGCCATGCCATATGCCACAGCatccctgctccttccctcaacccccccacctccatcccccactccccgCTGGAGAAAGGACCCAGAGGTTCCCAGCTTCCatttggaggagagaagggaatccAGACTCCAAAATCCTGCACACACTGAGAAATAgctccccccttctccccttaATATCAGGGTGTCCAAAGCACCTGAGCATGGGCTCTAGAACAGAAGATGACCCAAACCCAGAATTGTTTCAGACTAGACTAGGGTCAGAGGGCAGGCTCTGGGGGCCtcaagagaaggggaaagaggtGGGAAAAGAAGGAATCTGCCAAATCAGGGTTATGATTTAAAGCTGCTCAGAACCCTCcacccaccctaccccaccctaCCCCAGGGAGGAAAATAGAAGTCTGAGTCATTGGGTGGGTGGGACAGAAGTGAGTCAGAATCCAAAAGATGGGGGGCAGCAAGGACAGGGGAGGGCAGGAAATGAAAGCAgttcccccaccccaggggcaTCGGAGCTCCTGGTTTCTTTCAGGAAGGGATGAGAAGTTAACTGGGAGTTTCTTTCAGTCCAAATGCCCGTGTCCGGGCTGCTAGGGGTCCTCATAGAAAGGGTTGTCTAGGTGGGTCGGAGAAGGTAGTGGGAGCATGGTTGTGGTAGGGTGCTAAATGGAGGGAATGAGGGGCAAGGTCTGAGAAGGGTGGAGGAAGAAGGATCAGAATCAGGATTGCAGAGGGACTGGCTCTTGGGCTGCCGGTATAAGGCAGGTGGGAGCAACTATGTAGGCTTGAGGACTGGGTACTTCAGCAGAGCTTGTCTTTGGGCACAGAGAGGAAGAGCTGATCCCTTTGGGGCCATAATATCTAATTTTACAGCTGGGACAAGTTCCAAGCACTGCAtactcccctccctgcctttcctcACCCTGACATCCTGGTGGTCCCAATGTATTTCCTCACCCCCTCCCATCCTGAGTTTTCCTAGGCTCCCCAGACACCATGTATGACACTTTCTCCAGAGCCAAGAACAGCCTGAAGGTTAGAAGCCCCTCATTCCCTGCATCTTTGCAACCTGTCTTCTGCCTGTCCTGGTCAAGGGCTGAATTGTACCTCCTCCTGGGACCCCTGGGGTTGAGGTGGGTTGAGATATGGGGGACCAGAAGGGAGAGGCCCCCACTGCAGTGCCCCATAAGTAACCATGTCTAAAGCCTGGGAGGGATGGGCTGAGTCACAGCAGGTTCACACCTGGGACACACATTCCACTTGGGTCCCTGCTAACCCCCTCCCACAGCCCTTGCTCTGCTGCCTCATCTCCCTGGCTTGGTGCACCCCCTGCTGGCTTCTGGGGGGAACAGCCAGGTCTTTTCACCCCAAGCCCAAGGCCTCCCAATATATTTGTACTTAGACTCTGTGTTTGCTTTCCAAAGTGCTTCTGCCTTAAGACTAGTCTGGACATATTGTCAGGAGAGGTAATATCactctttgtcagagagagaaactgaggccagaagaAGGTACAGGTGGAGGCAAGTTCTAACTGCCCTCATTCCCACTGCTTTGAAAGATCTCTTCTCCCACTTCAGGGAGTCAGGGTGAGCAAGGCTCTCTTCCATTTGGTTCTGGTCTTTGACTCCCAATTTCTGGACTCTTCCTCCCTGGTTCCTCTTGTGGCTGTAGGAGAGAATCCTAAGGAGAGCAAACCCCAAGCAGGGACCACTCGTCCCCAGGACATGAACCGCAGAGACCAACAGAGGAATCCAGGGGCCTCTACCACTGCGGGCCGGCCCAGTCCTGGGGGTGTCCAAGACACCGAGATGGTGCGTTTGTGACTGGCGGAGAGCCGGAGGGGTGGGGAGCCCTGGACACTCCCATCACAGGCTGTCCCCTTGGGCGTGGAGAGTTTTCCCATTTGCACGTCCTGGGAGCCCAGCTGGGGGAGCCAGGGATGGCATGGTGGAGCTACGCTGGGCTGGTTCAGAgctgcctgctctccctcctcccagggccCGTGCCGCAGACATCTGGACTCAGTGCTCCAGCAACTACAGACTGAGGTGTACCGAGGGGCTCACACCCTCTACGTGCCTAACTGTGACCATCGGGGCTTCTACCGGAAGCGGCAGGTGAGGCCCCttgtctcctctctgccccttGGTCCAGCAGCACAAGGTGCCTaccagggagggggtgaggggtgctTACAAAGGGCATTAAGGAGACTGTCCCTGCCTTTAAGATCTCCCCACTTTAGGACCCACACAAACACAGGGAACAGCCACATGCTATAGTAATGGAGCCCGACTGCCTGACTCAGGAATGCCTAAGTCCCGGGCTCCATCAATCTGGCGAGAGAGCTCTGGTCACCTAGGGGCCCAGGGGCTGTGAACTCACAgggagaatttgcatttctaagccGTCCCTAGTGCTGATGCCCCAGGCTGGTTTGGGAACAGCACCTTGACAACTATGGTTCAGGCCTGGAATAGGGCCAGTTTAGTGGGTGGAGAAGAGTAGAGCAAGAGGCTCTGTCCCCATGGGCCCTCCCGTCCCTCCTGCCGGAGCCTGACCGTGGCCCCTCTGAtcctctgtgcctctctccccagtGCCGCTCCTCCCAGGGGCAGCGCCGAGGTCCCTGCTGGTGTGTGGATCGGATGGGCCAGCCCCTGTCGGGGTCCCCGGATGGTGATGGAAGCTCCTCTTGCCCCCCTGGGAGCAGCGGCTAAgactggagggatggggtgggagatGCAGCAGGGCCCCTGGAAGGAGCATGGGGCTGCCATCTTGGGTCATTTGTTGAGCGATGAGTAACTCAGGAGCCCTGAACCCCATACTCCTCCTTCAGGCCCTACCCCCACTGTCCCCCCTCACCCCTGGACCCCACACACGGGAAGATTGTTAGAGTGGGCTTTGGGTGTGAATAAAGCTGTGTTGGGGGTCT
This DNA window, taken from Meles meles chromosome 7, mMelMel3.1 paternal haplotype, whole genome shotgun sequence, encodes the following:
- the IGFBP6 gene encoding insulin-like growth factor-binding protein 6 → MTPHRLLLPLLLLTLLFAARSGAALARCPGCGQGVQAGCPGACVEEEDGGPPAEACTEAGGCLRREGQQCGVYTPNCVPGLQCHPPEEEEAPLRALLLGRGRCRRARGPPGENPKESKPQAGTTRPQDMNRRDQQRNPGASTTAGRPSPGGVQDTEMGPCRRHLDSVLQQLQTEVYRGAHTLYVPNCDHRGFYRKRQCRSSQGQRRGPCWCVDRMGQPLSGSPDGDGSSSCPPGSSG